Genomic window (Methylocystis sp. ATCC 49242):
CGACGCCAGGAATCCACCAACCGCCTCAAGCAGCGTCTCCAGGACGCAACCAGGGCCGTGCGCGATGGCGCGCGCAATGCGGTCGAGAAGCAGAAGGTTCTGGACCAGTCCGATCGAATTCGCGAAGCGGTCGGCCGGCAGCGCGGAGCCCAGATGGGCGAAGAGGACGAGGCCTGGACGAAGAAGTTTGAGCCCCTCGAACAGGCCTGGCTCTCCTGGACCGTTGCCACAGTCCTTCTTGGGGCCGGTGCCGAACATCTAGAAGCCGACGACAAACGCTGCCTGAGCACATTCCTGGTCACAGGCGCGGCGGCGGTGATCGATGAATGGTGCCGTCTACAGCTTGAGATCGACTTCGAGGCAATGAAGCGGGCTCTCACAGCCGATGAGGCCCTTGCGAATATGCCTGGGCCCGGCGAGCTCGAAGAAAAGCGTCAGTTCGTCAGCGATGTTGTCGACATCATCGAATATACCTCGATGGCCGTGCCGGTGCAGCGCGTGATGCACTTTCTGTCGGAGCAGGCGCGACACCGCGTCCTATCGCCGAGCGTCGACAAGGCGGAGGTTGAGGGGGTCCTTGAGCAGGTCCTCCGCAGCACCTGGCTGATCGACATTGATCCGGAAAAGGGTCGCAAGCCGCTGCGGGAGGCCATAAAGAAACTACCCAGCGCCACTTTCTTCCGTGTCATAATGGTCGGCCACTATATGACTCGTGTCTACTGGTCCCATTGGAAGAAGAAAGACAGGCTCACGCTGCTCGATGCCGCTGAGGAGATTCTGCAGCAGCTTGAGATCGATATCGACAAGGCCAAGATAAAGCGGCTGATTGAGGAAGACGAGAAGAAGGTCACCTGACAGTAACCAACCTTGTTGGCAATCTCTTCGGAGCTCGTTGACGCGCTTTTTGCAAAAATTAAGACTTTCGAAGAATTTCCTTGATCGTTGCCGTGTGACTTTTATCGATAAGTGGCGGTGTTTTTTGATCGCTATTTGGCGCGACCGAGGGTGCGGTAGACGGTCGGGCGGGAGATGGAAAACACCTCGGCCAAGTCGCTGATGGAGTAGTCGCCGGTATCGTGCATGCGGCGCAGCTCGTTTTGCTGCTTGTCGGAGAGCTTCGGCTGCTTGCCGCGCAATTTCCCTTTGGCGCGGGCGACCGCCATGCCCTCGCGGGTGCGCATCCGAATAAGATCGGCCTCGAACTCTGCGAAGGTGGCGAGGATGTTGAAGAACATTTTGCCCATGGGGTCGGCAGGGTCATAGACGCTCGCCCCTAGAGCGAGCCTGACGCCCCGCTTGGCCAGATCGTCGGCGATCGCGCGCGCGTCCGGGACGGAGCGCGCCAGCCGGTCCAGTTTCGGCACGACGAGCGTGTCTCCGGAGCGGACGGCGGCAAGCGCCTGGTCGAGTCCGGGCCGCGCGCGGTTGGTCCCTGTCAGACCATGGTCGGTGTAGATGCGCTCCGGGCGGACGCCGAGCTTTTCCAGTGCCGCCCTTTGGGCGGCGAGGTCCTGCTTGTCGGTCGAGCAGCGGGCATAGCCGATTGTGATGGTCGTCATGGCGAAAACGTACGATTAAGGTACCGCTCTTGAGAGAATCATCGTACCATCTCATTGAGACGAGTGCAGCCCCGGATTTGAGGGGGTGCGCCGTCGAGGCCAGACTGTCCGTTGAACGATCCTCTTACGGACAGAATCTTGACCAATCCGCCCGCGTGAAAGGACGAAGCGATGAGCGAGTCCACGCCCCCGCCATCCCTCGCTTGCCTGTCGGAACAGCAGCGCAAGGACGCCATGGGGCGGCTTGCGATCCTGCGGCCTCATCTTGAGCAACAGGTTTCGCTCGCCCGCGCCGCCCGACAAGCTGGCGTCGCCGCGCGCACGGCACAACGCTGGCTCATGCGCTATCGCGCCGATGGCCTCGCCGGTCTTGTCCGGCCCGTGCGCCGCGACGCCGGAACCCGTAAGCTGTCCGCTGATTTCGTCGCGCTGGTTGAAGGGCTGGCCTTGCGCAAGCCGCGCCCTTCGGTCGTGGCAATACACCGCGAGGCCGTGAAGATTGCGAAGGAACGCAACGCCAAAGCGCCGTCCTACGCGACCGTTCACGCCATTGTTCGCGGTCTCGATCCGGCGCTGACGACACTGGCGCATGAAGGCGCTGCGGCCTTTCGCAATCGCTATGAACTCATTCACCGGCACCGTGCCGAAACGCCAAACGCGCTTTGGCAAGCGGATCATACCTTGCTCGACATTTTGGTCGTCGATGCGAACGGCAAACCCGCGCGGCCTTGGCTCACCGTCGTTCTCGACGATCATTCCCGCGCGGTCGCCGGATATATGGTCTTTCTCGGCGCGCCGTCCGCGCTGCATACGTCGCTGGCGCTGCGGCAAGCCATTTGGCGCAAGGCGAACCCGGCATGGCCGGTTTGCGGTATTCCCGACGTTCTTTATGTCGATCACGGCAGCGACTTCACGAGCATCCACCTCGAACAGGTCGCGGCGGCGCTTCGGATCGAACTCATTCATTCGACCGTGGGCAGGCCGCAGGGACGCGGCAAAATCGAGCGCTTCTTCGGCACCATCAATACGGAGCTTTTGCCACAACTGGCCGGACGGCTGATCGAAGGAAAACCCGTAAGCGCGCCCGCGCTGTCGCTTTCCGAACTCGACGCGGCGATCGGCGCTTTCATCGTCGGCGTCTATCACGCCCGCCCGCATAGCCAGACAGAGCAAGCGCCGCATGCGGCATGGCTTGGCGCGGGCTGGTTGCCGCGCATGCCCGAGAGTCTAGACGACCTCGACCTGCTTTTACTGACGGTCGCCAAGGCGCGCACCGTGCGCCGTGATGGCATAAGCTTTCAGGGGCTGCGCTACCTCGACACGACATTGGCGGCCTATGTCGGGGAAGCCGTCACCATCCGCTACGATCCCCGCGACCTCTCGGAAATCCGCGTCTTTCACCAAAATCGCTTCCTATGCCGCGCGGTCAGTCCCGAGCATGCCGGGCGCACCGTGACGCTCAAAGACATTGAGACTGCGCGCACCGCCTATCGCCGTTCCTTGCGCACGCAAATCCGCGAGCGCGTCGCGCGCGTGACGGATTTTCTGCCAGCCGTCGAAGCCGCGCCAGCGCCACTACCCGCCGCCCCCGCGAAAAAACCAAAGCTGCGAACCTATGCCGATAGCGATTGAACCATGGAGCACAACGGCCGTCTTTTAGG
Coding sequences:
- a CDS encoding Mu transposase C-terminal domain-containing protein; the encoded protein is MSESTPPPSLACLSEQQRKDAMGRLAILRPHLEQQVSLARAARQAGVAARTAQRWLMRYRADGLAGLVRPVRRDAGTRKLSADFVALVEGLALRKPRPSVVAIHREAVKIAKERNAKAPSYATVHAIVRGLDPALTTLAHEGAAAFRNRYELIHRHRAETPNALWQADHTLLDILVVDANGKPARPWLTVVLDDHSRAVAGYMVFLGAPSALHTSLALRQAIWRKANPAWPVCGIPDVLYVDHGSDFTSIHLEQVAAALRIELIHSTVGRPQGRGKIERFFGTINTELLPQLAGRLIEGKPVSAPALSLSELDAAIGAFIVGVYHARPHSQTEQAPHAAWLGAGWLPRMPESLDDLDLLLLTVAKARTVRRDGISFQGLRYLDTTLAAYVGEAVTIRYDPRDLSEIRVFHQNRFLCRAVSPEHAGRTVTLKDIETARTAYRRSLRTQIRERVARVTDFLPAVEAAPAPLPAAPAKKPKLRTYADSD
- a CDS encoding recombinase family protein, with amino-acid sequence MTTITIGYARCSTDKQDLAAQRAALEKLGVRPERIYTDHGLTGTNRARPGLDQALAAVRSGDTLVVPKLDRLARSVPDARAIADDLAKRGVRLALGASVYDPADPMGKMFFNILATFAEFEADLIRMRTREGMAVARAKGKLRGKQPKLSDKQQNELRRMHDTGDYSISDLAEVFSISRPTVYRTLGRAK